A genomic window from Motacilla alba alba isolate MOTALB_02 chromosome 6, Motacilla_alba_V1.0_pri, whole genome shotgun sequence includes:
- the EMX2 gene encoding homeobox protein EMX2 isoform X2, translating to MFQPTPKRCFTIESLVAKDSPLPASRSEDPIRPAALSYANSSPMNPFLNGFHSTGRGVYSNPDLVFAEAVSHPPNPAVPVHPVPPPHALAAHPLPASHSTHPLFASQQRDPSTFYPWLIHRYRYLGHRFQGKSMVSEQTDKVQAAKVGRGRFRLTTEEKRDSSH from the exons ATGTTTCAGCCCACACCCAAGCGGTGTTTCACCATCGAGTCGCTGGTGGCCAAAGACAGCCCCTTGCCCGCGTCTCGCTCCGAGGATCCTATCCGGCCGGCGGCGCTCAGCTATGCCAATTCCAGCCCGATGAACCCTTTTCTCAACGGCTTCCACTCCACTGGCAGGGGGGTCTACTCCAACCCGGACTTGGTCTTTGCAGAGGCCGTCTCCCACCCGCCGAACCCGGCCGTGCCGGTCCATCCCGTGCCCCCTCCTCACGCCCTGGCCGCCCACCCGCTGCCTGCTTCGCACTCCACGCACCCGCTCTTCGCCTCGCAGCAAAGGGACCCCTCCACCTTCTACCCGTGGCTAATACACCGCTACCGGTATCTGGGCCACAGGTTCCAAG GTAAAAGTATGGTTTCAGAACAGACGGACAAAGTTCAAGCGGCAAAAGTTGGAAGAGGAAGGTTCAGACtcacaacagaagaaaaaagggacTCATCACATTAA
- the EMX2 gene encoding homeobox protein EMX2 isoform X1, producing MFQPTPKRCFTIESLVAKDSPLPASRSEDPIRPAALSYANSSPMNPFLNGFHSTGRGVYSNPDLVFAEAVSHPPNPAVPVHPVPPPHALAAHPLPASHSTHPLFASQQRDPSTFYPWLIHRYRYLGHRFQGNETSPESFLLHNALARKPKRIRTAFSPSQLLRLEHAFEKNHYVVGAERKQLAHSLSLTETQVKVWFQNRRTKFKRQKLEEEGSDSQQKKKGTHHINRWRIATKQASPEEIDVTSDD from the exons ATGTTTCAGCCCACACCCAAGCGGTGTTTCACCATCGAGTCGCTGGTGGCCAAAGACAGCCCCTTGCCCGCGTCTCGCTCCGAGGATCCTATCCGGCCGGCGGCGCTCAGCTATGCCAATTCCAGCCCGATGAACCCTTTTCTCAACGGCTTCCACTCCACTGGCAGGGGGGTCTACTCCAACCCGGACTTGGTCTTTGCAGAGGCCGTCTCCCACCCGCCGAACCCGGCCGTGCCGGTCCATCCCGTGCCCCCTCCTCACGCCCTGGCCGCCCACCCGCTGCCTGCTTCGCACTCCACGCACCCGCTCTTCGCCTCGCAGCAAAGGGACCCCTCCACCTTCTACCCGTGGCTAATACACCGCTACCGGTATCTGGGCCACAGGTTCCAAG GGAATGAAACCAGCCCGGAGAGCTTCCTATTGCACAATGCACTGGCCAGGAAACCCAAACGGATCCGTACAGCTTTCTCCCCATCCCAATTACTGAGACTGGAACATGCCTTTGAGAAGAACCATTATGTAGTAGGAGCGGAGAGAAAACAGCTGGCACACAGCCTCAGCCTCACGGAAACTCAG GTAAAAGTATGGTTTCAGAACAGACGGACAAAGTTCAAGCGGCAAAAGTTGGAAGAGGAAGGTTCAGACtcacaacagaagaaaaaagggacTCATCACATTAACCGGTGGAGAATCGCCACCAAACAGGCCAGTCCAGAGGAAATCGACGTCACGTCGGACGATTAA